The Vigna unguiculata cultivar IT97K-499-35 chromosome 1, ASM411807v1, whole genome shotgun sequence nucleotide sequence AGGATACTAGTTTTTCTCAGCGAAATTAGGACAAAACCATGTTCACTACAGTACTTTGTTTTGTCTGGAACGGAAGAACATCAGATAAACTGGACTCGACGCGAGTGAAGAAAACTTGAAAGGATAATCCAAAGATGTTTACGTAGGCACTTACGTCACCAATAAAGCAGCTATTAAGATGTGTGAAAATGATTCATAGCGCGTTTGTTTTCAAGTCAAAACTCGTGCTAATCTTTTAATTTCCTCTGTTGTTGAGGTGAATTCACAGTAAAAGAATGGCTTCCCAGGAACCGCAGCTTCACTTCGTATTATTCCCATTCATGGCACAGGGCCACTTGATCCCGATGATTGACTTAGCAAAAGTGTTGGTGCAACACAACGTTATTGTGACAGTAGTCACAACACCACATAACGCAGCTCGTTTTGAATCAATCGTTCATCGCTACACTGAAGCGGGGTTTCAGATTAGAGTAGCTAAAGTTCATTTTCCAAGTAAAGAGTCTGGATTACCACAAGAGTGTGAGAATCTCGATATGCTGCCAACACTCGGAATGGGGTTTCGATTCTTCAGTGCAGCAAACATTTCATGGCAACCAGTGGAAAAATTATTCGAAGAGTTAACACCAGCACCAAGTTGCATAATTTCTGATATGGGTTTGCCATATACAACCCACATAGCCAAAAGATTCAATATTCCGTGGATTTGTTTTGCCGCTGTAAGTTGCTTCTTTCTCCTGTGTTTGCACACTTTACAAACTACTAATATGATGGAGAATAAAGCTGCTGAATCGGAGTATTTGGTTCTGCCTGGTTTCCCTGAGAAAATTGAAATAACCAAAGCCCAAACCGAACACTTAACAGATAAAAGATGGAAAGAGGTTGCTGATGAATATGGTGCGGCTAGTGTTGCTACTTATGGGAAAATCGTGAATTCTTTTGAAGAGTTGGAGTCAGCATATGAAAGGGAATACAAGATGAGTAATGATAAAGTATGGTGTATTGGACCACTGTCACTTAGTAACAAGGATCACTTGGACAAGGCTGAAAGAGGCAACAAGGCTTCAATTGACGAGAACCACCTCAAAAGTTGGCTTGATTTTCAGCAACCAGGGACTGTGATTTATGCATCCCTTGGAAGCCTGTGCAATTTAACAGCGCCACAACTGATAGAGCTTGGCTTAGCCTTGGAAGCATCAAAAAGACCCTTCATTTGGGTTATCAGGGGAGGAAGTTTGACAGAAGCAATGGAAAAGTGGATTAAGGAAGAGGGGTTTGAGGAAAGGAGCAATGGTAGAAGCCTTGTAATTCGGGGTTGGGCCCCTCAATTGCTAATACTATCACACCCTGCAATTGGAGGGTTCATAACACACTGTGGTTGGAACTCTACTTTAGAAGCAATATGTGCCGGGGTGCCAATGGTTTCATGGCCACTATTTGGGGATCAAttctttaatgaaaatttgGTTGTGCAGATACTGAAAGTTGGAGTGAAGGTTGGTGCGAAGAGTACTATTAGCTGGGGAAAGGAAGAGGAAATTGGTGTGGTAGTGAAGAAGGAAGATATTGAAAGGGCAATAGAAAGTGTAATGGATGAGAGTAGCGAAAGTGAAGAGAGAAGAATAAGGGTAAGAGAACTTGCAGAGGTGGCTAAAAGAGCTGTAGAGAAAGGAGGATCTTCTCATTCTGATTTGACCCTGCTTATCCAGGATATCAGACAAAAAATCAAGAGAGACACGTGACAATGTTATGTCATGCACCAATCTGAAGTAGTATGCTTTTTTCACATGATGATCTATCTTTTTAATGGTGTGTCATGAActatttcaaatttattcataagctctgttaatttttgttttagcaGTACTGAATATGTAAACCAATCTTGCTATCTAAGTTTCAGTATATTCCTGAAAATTGATTAACTTTCTTGTAGATCTGAATGTGAACAGCAGGAACTAAATCTATTAGCTCAAGGGATATGTCATTTTCGTTAGATGGTATTAAGTGAAGGAGTATTTATTGCACAatcaaagttttgagttggttttTCTATCAAGTTGGGACTTGGATAAACATGTGAAAATGTTTTTCTCATAGAATAAACGGAATGAGAGATGTTATGTTTGTTTGTATACAAATTTGTATTTCCCTGTCCGATATAATTGGATAAGTTTGACTATTAATATTTAGTGagtttttttacataattttaccttttatttgtatttttatagaCTTATGGTACGTATTAGTGTTAAAATGCTTGTCAACTCaatgtttattataatttttgtgttaatgagtttatttaacaaatgtatgaaaaattgaaagataaatttgagaaaagaagaaagaaaagatataaagataaaaaagaatgtGTGATTAGTATTGAAAAAGACATGCTCTAACGGTaatgaaagtaataaaatagatttaataCAAGGagtttgaaaggaaaaaaaaaaaaaaaagaggagatGGGAGCAAAGAAATAAAAGAGGAGAATATGAgagcaaaagaaataaaagaagttgagttaagagaaaaagaaaataaaaggagtttgttatttgttgtatgaattgagtatatatatatatatatatatatatatatatatatatatatatatatataaatataaatatatatatatatatatatttatatttcaactttttttgctttgttatttgttgTATGAATTGAGTATATATTTCTACGTTTTTTATCTTATGTCATTACGTTTTGACCGATTTATGTTTTGGTGATTTTGTAGTTTGGGGTTTTTATCTGATTTTTTCGATGTTGGTCCTTTGGTTTTTTACTATGGTTTcgttattttttctcttttttttcatttcttttttgaaCCGTAGTTGATGTTTgttttgatttatgtttttttatacgtgatttgttatatttgtgtgttatttgttGTATGGATTTGGTATCTTTTTTCCCAATTTGGATTTTAAAGTTCATTACTcttacttctttattttttttttctgaatttgaaCTTTAGAATTTTcatctgaatttttttttatatactttcaTCTCTCACTCTCATGATCTTTCCCTGGCGTATTGCGGTATGATTATTTTCTCTCAAGCAAAACGCCAAATGTTTgagttttatctttttcatgtgttttcaaaaaggtttaatttttatattttagtatttctTCATAAAACACGTTTTTCTATAAGCATGtgttagttttgttttattgttatttatgatAACAGAAGTAGTTATGTAAATgcttgattttatttaaaatggtatgatgtttttgaaattttaatctattttcacTATTTGAATATCTAATTTCTCTGGGCCAAGGactctaatttattttttaaattatgtttcatctgcattttttactttcttttcttttttttaaatttaaaattgtaactTTGGAAGGAAATATTATCACACGGTGTGAATTGTAGACTTAAAAAAGGAATCTTCCAACTATTAAGGATTTGTTTATGTACTTAGGATGTCtcgttgaaaaaaaaaaaagatttgtgattacaattaatttaatttaaagttaattaatctaatttaattagCAAGTAATTAgttcaattaaacaaaaatctaatattataaaatgcataaaatttattttaaaaatcacactttacgagatatatatatatatatatatatatatatataaattatattttaatattaatttcttgACATCTCAAACTTCAAACTGACTTTGATATTCTTTTATAGATATTCTTCCCATCTGTCTGCAACTTTGGATAACAATTTATCTCTCTAATCGATATTGTCAATTCcttaaaactatacaaaatatACTTCGACCTCATTAAACAATTAAGATTGATAATAAGTTCTGTCTAAGCATGTTTCATATATAtctacataaataaaatttcgaAAAAGTAATTTATACACTGTACTGTCTGACTTTACAGACCAtaaactttaataatatattattacagTCATTTTCAATTATCTCACCCTTAAAGATATAATATCTAAAATTATGGACCAACTTGCgtaaaatatttcaattcacattaaattataataatttcttatcaTTGTAACTATTTGatgtcaaattttgttagaaataatattatcaatatataACTTCTAATCTGATAAtgcattttcaaaaattaattaaataaaaatgtcaaataatccaacgtttaataaaaaaatttatatatatatatatatatatatatatataaatttagtttcagAGATAGTaccaattcaatttttaatttttaatggtaagtattaaatttaaattattataataaatatattatattttttaaaacccgTGCAACGCACGGATACAAGTCCTAGTTTTATATATTcttgaactttatttatttatttttaaatttgtcgcTTTTGTACTATTTTCCACGCATGTTACAGCTTTGGATGTAACAGCATATGGCAGCTTAGTGTCGCAGTGTGCATTATGTATGGTATTTGTTAACAACCTCCTTATTAAAAGGTAAAGTGAGAGCGTTCTCATTGGCAGAGTCTCCCACAACACAGAAGCTTGCAAATAATGGATTCAACACCTCTCCACTTTGTGTTCATCCCGTTAATGGCACCGGGTCATCTTCTTCCCATGGTGGACATGGCCAAAATGTTTGCACGACGCAAAGTGAAAGTGAGCATAGTCACAACACCCCTCAACTCCATCCACTTCCAAGAGAGCATAGACAGAGAGATTCAATCTGGCTCACCCATCCAGATTCTGCACGTTCCGTTTCCATGGGCCGAGGCTGGATTACCAGAGGGGTGTGAGAGCCAAGACACTCTTCCTTCAATGGATCTCCTATACAACTTCAATGTCGCCCTGAACTTGTTGCAGCGCCCAATACAAGACCTTTTACAAAACCAAACCCCATTTCCAAGCTGCATAATTGCCGACACAAATTTCCTGTGCGCGGCTGAGGTTGCAGAGAAGCTGAATGTCCCTAGAATAATATTCGACGGGACTAGTTGCTTCTATCTGCTGTGCTGTCACAGTTTAAACAAGAACAAGGTCCACGAAGCTGTGTCTTATGATGAGAAATTTCTTGTGCCCGGAATGCCCCACAGGATCGAACTGCGAAGGTGTCAACTCCCCGGGATATTCTACCCTGGCAAGGACTTGAAGTTGCAAGCTTTCCGTGAGGCGATAAGGGAATCTGCGAAAAAAGCATATGGGATAATGGTTAATAGTTTTGAAGAGTTGGAAGGGGAGTATGTGAAAGAGTATGAAAGGGTTACGGGGCATAAGGTATGGTGTGTAGGACCTGTGTCGCTGTGCAATAAGAATGACACGGAGAAGGGTCTGAGAAGTAAGAGAAACTGGAGTGATGAAGATAGGTATGTGAAGTGGCTTGATTCATGGCCTGAAAGGTCTGTGATTTATGTGTGCCTTGGTAGCCAAAACCGTGCAACGCCAGAGCAGTTGATAGAAGTGGGGTTGGGATTGGAAGCGACAAAGAGGCCATTCATTTGGGTTCTTAGAGGTGCATATAGAAGAGAGGAAATGGAGAAATGGTTGTTGGAAGATGGGTTTGAAGAGAGGGTGAAAGGGAGAGGGATTCTGATAAAGGGTTGGGTGCCACAAGTGTTGATACTGTCACACAGAGCAATAGGAGCGTTTTTGACACATTGTGGATGGAATTCAACGGTTGAAGGGATCTGTGCAGGGGTTCCGTTGGTGACTTATCCTCTGTATGCTGAGCAGTTTCTTAATGAGAAGGTTGTGGTGCAGGTGGTGGAGACTGGGGTGAGTGCAGGAGCTGAAACTGTTGTGCGTTTGGGAGATGAATTCAAGGCTCGAGTAGAGGTGACGAGGGACAATGTTACGGATTCAATTGAGAGAGTATTAGGTGAAGGCAGAGAAAAAGAAGTGATGAGGGAAAGAGCAAGAAATTATGCAGACATGGCAAGGAAAACAGTAGAGGAAGGTGGTTCATCTTACAACAACATGTCTCTGCTAATTCAAGACATCGTTCGTTCGAAAATGTCACAACAAAATGGCACACCAAATGTTTTTTTAGAGTAAATTATGTTCAGAGATGCCTTAAGCTTGACTCAGATCGCcctcttaaattttaaactgGGTGTTTTTGCTTAAGCTTTGTCTGTATGAAGCACGAAAAGTGGATCTTTGATTTACGGAATGTTAAGCTTTGtctgtatttttaaatttttatcaactaggtttcattaatgtagaaatttaataaatattttgattctcattaaatttttatttagtattctaatctaaaatataaacaattataatttatttcaaagtatttgatatcaaaaaACAATCATctttctaatattgaatatttgataacattatgttttctttaccgtaactttttattatcttatacgaattaatattgaagtagtaagaaaatgggtacaAATATGAGTACGAGATCATACCCAGTACCCGGTGGAGATGAGattgagacaaaagtttgatatccgTTGAATTTGGATatgaaaatagaaatgaattttttctacgaaaatgaatataagataaaaaactCGTCTCGCACCACCTCGTTACCATTCCTAATCAAGAATCAACCTCCACTGAACCACGCCAACTCAAACTCTGCTTCGTTAAACAGAGGCGACGAAAACCAGGTGGAAATTTCTTGTCCAAATCACGTGAATGAAAAACACCAAACTCTTTCACCGTTGCGTTTTGGAAAGTAACAAGTGTTATTTATGTTCTGTCTATAAGCACAAAATCGTGTCTCAATTTAGGTGGTTCAACTCAGGTCGTGTCCATCCTTGGAACTCATACCATATGCATGCCTTACAACGAGTATTTGGTtatcaataaaaacaaaatatgtaaTTGGATTTGGATCTGAAAGAGTGAGCAGAGACACAAAATTCGTTCATTTCATATTAGATATTCGGATTCATTAAGGACCTATCCATTAACACCTAGATGAACAAATTGAATACTCGTTAAGAAAAAGAGTTGGAGAGCAGAGAAATAACAAGAATTTTCTCAGAAAG carries:
- the LOC114173310 gene encoding UDP-glycosyltransferase 73C3-like, which translates into the protein MDSTPLHFVFIPLMAPGHLLPMVDMAKMFARRKVKVSIVTTPLNSIHFQESIDREIQSGSPIQILHVPFPWAEAGLPEGCESQDTLPSMDLLYNFNVALNLLQRPIQDLLQNQTPFPSCIIADTNFLCAAEVAEKLNVPRIIFDGTSCFYLLCCHSLNKNKVHEAVSYDEKFLVPGMPHRIELRRCQLPGIFYPGKDLKLQAFREAIRESAKKAYGIMVNSFEELEGEYVKEYERVTGHKVWCVGPVSLCNKNDTEKGLRSKRNWSDEDRYVKWLDSWPERSVIYVCLGSQNRATPEQLIEVGLGLEATKRPFIWVLRGAYRREEMEKWLLEDGFEERVKGRGILIKGWVPQVLILSHRAIGAFLTHCGWNSTVEGICAGVPLVTYPLYAEQFLNEKVVVQVVETGVSAGAETVVRLGDEFKARVEVTRDNVTDSIERVLGEGREKEVMRERARNYADMARKTVEEGGSSYNNMSLLIQDIVRSKMSQQNGTPNVFLE
- the LOC114163510 gene encoding UDP-glycosyltransferase 73C2-like, giving the protein MASQEPQLHFVLFPFMAQGHLIPMIDLAKVLVQHNVIVTVVTTPHNAARFESIVHRYTEAGFQIRVAKVHFPSKESGLPQECENLDMLPTLGMGFRFFSAANISWQPVEKLFEELTPAPSCIISDMGLPYTTHIAKRFNIPWICFAAVSCFFLLCLHTLQTTNMMENKAAESEYLVLPGFPEKIEITKAQTEHLTDKRWKEVADEYGAASVATYGKIVNSFEELESAYEREYKMSNDKVWCIGPLSLSNKDHLDKAERGNKASIDENHLKSWLDFQQPGTVIYASLGSLCNLTAPQLIELGLALEASKRPFIWVIRGGSLTEAMEKWIKEEGFEERSNGRSLVIRGWAPQLLILSHPAIGGFITHCGWNSTLEAICAGVPMVSWPLFGDQFFNENLVVQILKVGVKVGAKSTISWGKEEEIGVVVKKEDIERAIESVMDESSESEERRIRVRELAEVAKRAVEKGGSSHSDLTLLIQDIRQKIKRDT